A stretch of Acidobacteriota bacterium DNA encodes these proteins:
- a CDS encoding cytochrome c3 family protein, producing MKILNKTYELIDETIRKSGKKISEKYWEEIPYRSSCLRCHQGIESQQGIIHGKNFSHRTHIINSKIECEKCHRRHEEKPKGEVLFISLNGCTKCHHQTVNRDCQVCHGELKTKEIKYESKLFSHQFHVEDTDLNCNNCHFLTKEKNFLLNKNKCSECH from the coding sequence TTGAAAATCCTAAATAAAACTTATGAGCTAATTGATGAAACCATTAGAAAATCTGGTAAAAAAATTTCTGAAAAATACTGGGAAGAAATTCCTTACAGAAGTTCATGTCTTAGATGCCATCAAGGAATCGAAAGTCAACAAGGGATTATACACGGAAAAAATTTTAGTCATAGAACGCATATAATAAACAGTAAAATAGAATGTGAAAAATGTCATAGAAGACATGAAGAAAAGCCGAAGGGAGAGGTTTTGTTCATAAGTTTAAATGGCTGTACTAAATGTCACCATCAAACAGTCAACAGAGATTGTCAAGTTTGCCATGGAGAACTTAAAACAAAAGAAATAAAATACGAATCAAAATTGTTCTCCCATCAGTTTCATGTAGAGGACACGGACCTCAATTGTAACAATTGCCATTTTCTTACCAAGGAAAAAAATTTTCTTTTGAATAAAAACAAATGTTCAGAATGTCATTAG
- a CDS encoding dihydroorotate dehydrogenase electron transfer subunit gives MIYEFEAEIIEKKIWSNKYCCLSLKIPFDKIELKPGQFFMVKVQENFPLLRRPLAVMDFEESSLKFFFQRVGIGTEILFFKKVGERVRILGPFGNGFSYPEEKKKSVLLIAGGRGISPIFYLAKKMYEHRIPFVLIYGGKAKEDIPLMEELEENSFNVVYVTEDGSFGKKGMVIDFIEEIVKKKQISSIYSCGPVEMLKKVSYFSERIDIESLISLEIIMGCGFGACWGCAVRIRENGKECFKKACVDGPVFKSEEIVW, from the coding sequence ATGATTTATGAGTTTGAAGCTGAAATAATAGAGAAAAAAATCTGGTCAAATAAATATTGCTGCTTATCTTTAAAAATTCCTTTTGATAAAATCGAATTAAAACCAGGGCAATTTTTTATGGTAAAAGTGCAGGAGAATTTTCCTCTTTTAAGAAGACCTCTTGCAGTGATGGATTTCGAAGAATCCTCCTTAAAGTTTTTTTTCCAGAGAGTTGGAATTGGAACTGAAATTTTATTTTTTAAAAAAGTAGGAGAAAGGGTTAGAATTCTCGGTCCATTTGGGAATGGGTTTTCTTATCCTGAAGAAAAGAAAAAGTCAGTTTTATTGATTGCAGGAGGAAGGGGCATATCTCCTATTTTCTATTTGGCTAAAAAGATGTATGAACATAGAATACCATTTGTGTTAATTTATGGCGGAAAAGCAAAGGAAGATATTCCCTTGATGGAGGAATTAGAAGAAAATAGCTTTAATGTTGTCTATGTAACCGAGGACGGCTCCTTCGGGAAAAAAGGCATGGTAATAGATTTCATCGAAGAGATTGTTAAAAAGAAACAAATCTCCTCTATATATTCATGTGGACCAGTAGAGATGCTCAAAAAGGTCTCTTATTTTTCTGAAAGAATTGACATAGAAAGCTTAATATCTCTTGAGATTATAATGGGGTGCGGGTTTGGAGCATGCTGGGGGTGTGCTGTAAGGATTAGAGAAAATGGAAAAGAGTGTTTTAAAAAAGCATGTGTTGATGGACCTGTGTTCAAATCAGAGGAGATAGTATGGTAG
- a CDS encoding 4Fe-4S dicluster domain-containing protein, giving the protein MKNNKRYAMLIDLRKCVGCHTCSVACKAENSFPVGVFASWVKIIEKGKFPHVSRSFLPLSCNNCEKPICLTNCPVKATWKREDGIVMIDQHRCIGCKYCIASCPYDARFVNPLKKYVQKCTFCHHRVDVGLVPACVETCIGRARIFGDINDPNSLISQTISTNPVNVIKPEMGTEPRVFYVGLDLDAADPIKVWKVLED; this is encoded by the coding sequence ATGAAAAATAACAAAAGATATGCAATGCTTATAGATTTGAGAAAATGTGTCGGTTGTCACACATGTTCTGTTGCCTGTAAAGCTGAAAATAGTTTTCCAGTAGGAGTTTTTGCATCCTGGGTTAAAATAATAGAAAAGGGAAAATTTCCCCATGTATCCCGTTCTTTTCTTCCGTTATCCTGCAATAATTGTGAAAAGCCTATATGTCTTACAAACTGTCCTGTCAAGGCAACATGGAAACGAGAGGATGGTATTGTAATGATAGATCAGCACAGATGCATAGGATGTAAATATTGTATTGCTTCATGTCCATATGATGCAAGGTTTGTAAACCCGCTAAAAAAATACGTTCAAAAGTGTACTTTCTGTCACCATCGCGTTGATGTAGGCTTAGTTCCTGCCTGTGTGGAAACCTGTATTGGAAGAGCAAGAATCTTTGGAGATATCAACGACCCAAACAGTTTAATATCTCAAACAATTTCCACCAATCCGGTTAATGTTATAAAACCCGAGATGGGAACAGAACCAAGAGTTTTCTACGTTGGATTAGATTTAGATGCAGCTGACCCAATAAAGGTCTGGAAGGTTCTGGAAGATTAA
- the sppA gene encoding signal peptide peptidase SppA — translation MRKPILIIFLIFFIIIIATIASFIIIGLKEEVTVKKDSYLIISIGGDIPEEIIDYGGFPIFEKPLTIKDLLVNIKKAKDDKKIKGIYLKIYPLRIGWAKAQEIRDYLEDFSSSGKKIVTFLETGGNLEYFIASCSKVNLLPTGLLLIKGFASEYIFFKNTLDKLGIKAELEHIGDYKTASNTFTENKFTNAHREMANSLLDDYYERFLREISNSRKKDLKEIKKIIEEGPYLPEDTLKNGLIDRLAYEDEILNEIKKEGFDFIDIKKYSKVKFPLTGKKKIAIVYGLGAIDIGESGKDSIFGAPLIGSDTMTKILNRVKDDKSIKAVVLRIDSPGGSAIASDIILRAELTLKEKKPLIVSMSDLAGSGGYWISLGSDYIISQPWSFTGSIGVIYGKFNLKGFYDKIGITKEIISRGKYAELFSDYREFSPEEKGKIIEEMKWIYETFLKRVSTSRNMKIDEIDKIGKGRVWTGEQAKKLKLIDEVGGVLKAIEIAKSKAKIPKEESVVIEFFPKRKTLWQLIFNSSEGETHLINVDLKHFFAIPFLKSNVYSKALAIMPWIISIN, via the coding sequence ATGAGGAAACCAATTTTAATAATTTTTTTGATATTTTTTATCATAATAATTGCTACAATCGCATCATTCATAATAATTGGCTTAAAGGAAGAGGTAACGGTAAAAAAAGATAGCTACCTTATTATAAGCATTGGCGGTGACATTCCTGAAGAAATAATCGATTATGGAGGATTTCCTATATTTGAAAAACCTCTTACAATAAAGGATTTACTGGTCAACATAAAAAAAGCAAAGGATGACAAAAAAATTAAAGGAATCTATCTAAAGATATATCCTTTAAGAATTGGATGGGCAAAAGCCCAGGAAATAAGAGATTATCTTGAAGATTTTTCAAGCTCTGGAAAAAAAATTGTAACTTTCCTCGAGACAGGAGGAAATCTTGAATATTTTATAGCTTCTTGCTCAAAAGTAAATCTTTTGCCCACTGGATTGCTACTGATAAAGGGATTCGCATCAGAATACATCTTTTTCAAAAATACTCTTGATAAGCTTGGAATAAAAGCAGAGCTCGAACACATAGGAGATTATAAAACAGCATCCAATACTTTTACTGAAAATAAGTTCACCAACGCCCATAGAGAAATGGCAAATTCTCTTTTAGATGATTATTATGAAAGATTCCTAAGGGAAATATCTAACTCAAGGAAAAAAGACTTAAAAGAAATAAAAAAGATAATAGAGGAGGGACCATATCTTCCTGAAGATACATTAAAAAATGGACTTATCGATAGATTAGCCTATGAGGATGAAATCCTGAACGAAATAAAAAAAGAAGGGTTTGACTTCATTGATATAAAGAAATATTCAAAAGTTAAATTTCCTCTAACGGGAAAAAAGAAAATAGCAATTGTTTATGGGCTTGGTGCTATCGATATAGGAGAAAGTGGAAAGGATTCTATTTTCGGTGCCCCCCTTATTGGATCGGATACTATGACAAAGATTTTAAATAGGGTAAAAGATGATAAATCCATAAAAGCAGTAGTATTAAGGATTGACTCTCCAGGAGGCTCAGCCATTGCTTCTGATATAATTTTAAGGGCTGAGCTTACTTTAAAAGAAAAAAAGCCTCTCATCGTATCAATGTCTGATTTAGCGGGCTCTGGAGGATACTGGATATCGCTTGGTTCTGACTACATTATAAGTCAGCCTTGGTCTTTTACCGGTTCCATCGGGGTTATCTACGGGAAATTCAATCTGAAGGGATTCTACGATAAAATAGGAATAACAAAAGAAATCATAAGTAGAGGAAAATATGCAGAGCTTTTCTCTGATTACAGGGAATTTTCACCAGAAGAAAAAGGGAAAATAATCGAAGAAATGAAATGGATTTATGAAACATTCCTGAAAAGGGTCTCTACATCAAGAAATATGAAAATAGATGAGATCGATAAAATTGGAAAGGGAAGAGTCTGGACAGGAGAACAGGCAAAAAAATTAAAATTGATAGATGAGGTGGGTGGTGTTTTGAAAGCCATTGAGATTGCAAAATCCAAAGCAAAGATCCCAAAAGAGGAATCGGTAGTTATTGAATTTTTTCCAAAAAGAAAAACTCTCTGGCAGCTTATTTTCAACTCTTCAGAGGGGGAGACTCATCTAATCAATGTAGATTTGAAACATTTCTTTGCAATCCCATTTTTAAAATCGAATGTTTATTCAAAAGCATTGGCGATAATGCCATGGATTATATCGATAAATTGA
- a CDS encoding cytochrome c3 family protein: MKIPVLNLKNSMIVGIGGIGLLLMGGWYLGKYATSEKYCLKCHATGETLNIGVKSKIHPDYKIVGCTECHSMHLPLFPWNVLFERGHSAYISDKLRLNPNCVRCHSDIFKKPLDSYKYNVYKIKIDHEFHVDFLKTGCSDCHSNIAHDKWATQTNRPNMEVCMNCHKKERGTCEICHPKNTINPPLSPHIVRTECKGCHQNYEGEVISFSDKTFKHIPHIQKGVACKICHSNEKKHGEILIEKKDCMICHHFDPKRICMECHKRNALPSPHPTHFALELKCQNCHTMKKEIGMLLNKEVCKNCH; encoded by the coding sequence ATGAAAATTCCTGTTTTAAATCTAAAAAATTCAATGATTGTGGGAATTGGAGGGATAGGATTATTATTGATGGGTGGATGGTATCTGGGAAAATATGCAACGAGTGAAAAATATTGCTTAAAATGTCATGCTACAGGTGAAACATTAAACATAGGAGTAAAATCAAAAATCCATCCTGATTACAAAATTGTAGGATGTACCGAGTGCCATTCAATGCATCTTCCTCTTTTTCCGTGGAATGTTCTCTTTGAGAGAGGGCACTCTGCTTACATATCAGATAAGTTAAGACTAAATCCCAACTGTGTAAGATGTCACTCGGATATATTCAAAAAACCTTTAGATAGTTACAAATATAATGTTTATAAAATAAAAATTGATCACGAATTTCATGTTGATTTTTTAAAAACAGGTTGTTCTGATTGTCATTCTAACATTGCCCATGATAAGTGGGCTACCCAAACAAATCGGCCAAACATGGAAGTATGTATGAACTGTCACAAAAAGGAAAGGGGAACATGTGAAATATGCCATCCAAAAAACACAATAAATCCGCCATTATCTCCCCATATAGTAAGAACTGAATGTAAAGGATGCCATCAAAATTATGAAGGAGAAGTAATTTCCTTTTCTGATAAAACATTTAAACACATTCCCCATATTCAAAAAGGAGTTGCCTGTAAAATATGCCACTCCAATGAAAAAAAACATGGTGAGATTCTTATCGAAAAGAAAGACTGTATGATTTGCCACCATTTTGATCCAAAAAGAATCTGTATGGAATGCCATAAAAGAAATGCCCTTCCCTCCCCACACCCAACTCATTTTGCATTAGAACTTAAATGTCAGAATTGCCACACGATGAAAAAAGAAATCGGCATGTTATTAAACAAGGAAGTATGCAAAAACTGTCATTAA
- the ubiE gene encoding bifunctional demethylmenaquinone methyltransferase/2-methoxy-6-polyprenyl-1,4-benzoquinol methylase UbiE: protein MRKKKTDELFSLIADKYDLLNHILSLNADRRWRKKLAELLSFSKSYKILDVCAGTCDLAITLAKKGPKAKIIGIDISEDMLKIGLRKIDNLNLCQNITLQRSDAFNLPFRDETFDAVTIGFGLRNFLDVKKGIEEMIRVLKKGGVLLILELTLPEQSFLAKVYKFYLKKIVPLIGGLISGSKASYEYLSSSIIGFFDREEIIELLKEEKLKNIYLKNLSSGIACILKGEK, encoded by the coding sequence ATGAGAAAGAAAAAAACTGATGAATTGTTTTCTCTAATTGCTGATAAGTATGACCTTTTAAACCATATCCTGAGTCTGAATGCTGATAGAAGGTGGAGAAAGAAACTGGCAGAACTTTTAAGCTTTTCTAAATCTTACAAAATACTGGATGTTTGTGCAGGAACATGTGACTTAGCTATTACCCTTGCTAAAAAAGGTCCAAAAGCAAAGATTATAGGAATTGATATATCTGAAGATATGTTAAAAATAGGCTTGAGAAAGATAGACAACTTAAACCTTTGTCAAAATATAACCCTTCAGAGAAGTGATGCTTTTAATCTTCCTTTCAGAGATGAAACCTTTGATGCAGTGACCATTGGCTTTGGCTTGAGGAATTTTCTTGATGTAAAAAAAGGCATAGAAGAAATGATACGAGTGCTAAAGAAAGGTGGCGTGCTTTTGATCCTTGAGCTCACACTTCCTGAACAAAGTTTTTTAGCAAAAGTTTATAAATTCTATCTTAAAAAGATTGTCCCATTAATAGGAGGTTTAATTTCTGGCTCAAAAGCTTCCTATGAATATCTTTCATCATCAATAATAGGTTTTTTCGATCGGGAAGAAATTATTGAGTTATTAAAAGAAGAGAAATTAAAAAATATTTATTTAAAAAATTTAAGCTCTGGAATCGCCTGCATCCTTAAAGGCGAGAAATAA
- a CDS encoding molybdopterin-dependent oxidoreductase — protein sequence MKRRDFIKIGAAGSSLILLSRISPLELKFEKKHISRTTGRTHVGIPTTCLNCYARCGIIAYIEADRLIKIGGNPDHPNSRGRMCAKGHAGIQMLYDPERILHPIKRIGKRGEGKWKSISWNEAYREIAMRLKKLWEKGHPERFVFLSTRDITTQDFIKRFMHAFGSPNALVNVSLTNNNKRFAQKITWGAPYEINDVLNCRYMLNFGCNPFENHILRTSFVQRITEGRLTKIIKGKVFYGAKLVTFDVRCSQTAGKSDEWFSPFPGTDGLIALTMANVIMQENLYDESFLKRWTNYPVQELKNHLKQFTPEKTEKETGIHSEDIIRIALEFGQSKPATTISTGGVSKHLNGVLNERAVILLNIITGNIDIKGGYCLPRYYEFSEPHPKPPSPEIKSNLIKKNGYEAPFNFMEEVKGEAGKIEALFTYQANPAYEFPDTDSTIDVLKNENLIPFHVSIDTHLTETSELADIVLPSATYLERWELDSPPSLELIPFVSLRQPVVKPLGKTKSIMEILIELSDYLNGNMKKYFFFDPEDYLASQISEIDELIKEGGLDYLKDHGFWVETNAKPEFRIYERKGFDTPSKKIEIYSEKLKEMGLNPLPSYEPIPIHKNIIEKGEFVLTTFQWNIHTHFHTANSLWLSEIVHRNPILMNKEAGEKMNLKTGDTIKVTSKIGSLEGEVFLVQGIHPNVIAISDNCGHWAYGKIAQAKKFKSDDPLTELLWWEKERNGIHPNQIIPVVSDPLGGGQAFNDTTVSVYKLAEKKSPGFFEKYIGFLFEK from the coding sequence ATGAAAAGAAGAGATTTTATAAAAATAGGAGCAGCAGGAAGTAGCTTAATTTTACTATCAAGAATAAGCCCTTTAGAGTTAAAATTTGAGAAAAAACATATTTCTCGAACCACAGGAAGAACTCATGTGGGAATTCCAACTACATGTTTAAATTGTTATGCAAGATGTGGAATAATTGCTTACATTGAGGCTGATAGATTAATTAAAATCGGAGGAAATCCGGATCATCCAAACTCAAGGGGGAGAATGTGCGCAAAGGGGCACGCAGGGATTCAGATGCTCTATGATCCTGAAAGAATTTTACATCCCATTAAAAGAATAGGAAAAAGGGGTGAAGGAAAATGGAAGAGCATATCCTGGAATGAAGCTTACAGGGAAATCGCTATGAGATTAAAAAAATTATGGGAAAAAGGTCATCCTGAACGCTTTGTATTTCTCAGCACAAGAGATATTACAACTCAAGATTTTATAAAAAGATTTATGCATGCCTTCGGCTCGCCAAATGCTCTGGTAAATGTTTCCCTTACAAATAATAACAAAAGATTTGCTCAGAAAATAACGTGGGGAGCTCCATATGAAATTAATGATGTCTTAAACTGCAGGTATATGCTAAATTTTGGGTGCAACCCATTTGAAAACCATATATTGAGGACAAGCTTTGTCCAAAGAATTACGGAAGGAAGACTGACAAAAATTATTAAAGGAAAAGTATTCTATGGAGCAAAACTTGTTACTTTTGATGTAAGATGTTCTCAAACAGCAGGAAAAAGTGATGAGTGGTTTTCTCCTTTTCCTGGAACAGATGGCCTCATCGCTCTTACGATGGCAAACGTGATAATGCAAGAAAATCTTTATGATGAAAGTTTCTTAAAAAGATGGACGAACTATCCTGTTCAAGAACTTAAAAACCATCTGAAACAATTTACTCCAGAGAAAACTGAAAAAGAAACTGGCATCCATTCAGAAGATATAATAAGAATTGCATTAGAATTTGGCCAAAGCAAGCCTGCTACAACTATCTCAACTGGTGGTGTGAGTAAACATTTAAATGGAGTCTTAAATGAAAGGGCTGTAATATTACTGAACATAATTACAGGAAATATTGATATAAAAGGAGGATATTGTCTACCGAGATATTATGAGTTTTCAGAACCCCATCCAAAACCTCCTTCTCCAGAAATAAAAAGTAATCTTATTAAAAAAAATGGATATGAAGCACCATTTAACTTTATGGAGGAGGTAAAAGGGGAGGCTGGAAAAATCGAGGCTCTCTTTACCTATCAGGCTAACCCTGCTTATGAATTTCCTGATACTGACTCTACGATTGATGTCTTAAAAAATGAAAATCTTATACCATTTCATGTTAGTATCGATACTCATCTAACAGAAACTTCTGAATTGGCTGATATTGTACTTCCATCTGCGACATATTTAGAAAGATGGGAGTTAGATTCTCCTCCTTCATTGGAACTCATTCCTTTTGTTAGCCTGAGACAACCTGTTGTAAAACCCCTTGGGAAAACAAAATCTATAATGGAAATATTGATTGAACTCTCTGATTATTTGAATGGAAACATGAAAAAATATTTTTTCTTTGACCCTGAAGATTACCTTGCATCCCAGATTTCTGAAATAGATGAACTCATAAAAGAAGGTGGCCTTGACTACTTGAAAGACCATGGCTTCTGGGTTGAAACTAACGCAAAACCTGAATTCAGAATCTATGAAAGAAAAGGATTTGACACTCCTTCAAAAAAAATTGAAATATACTCAGAGAAACTTAAGGAAATGGGGTTAAATCCTCTTCCATCTTATGAACCTATACCAATCCATAAAAATATAATTGAAAAAGGAGAATTTGTACTCACTACCTTTCAATGGAATATCCACACTCATTTCCATACTGCAAATTCTCTATGGCTTTCTGAGATTGTTCATAGAAATCCAATATTGATGAATAAAGAAGCAGGAGAGAAGATGAACCTGAAAACTGGAGACACAATAAAAGTTACCTCAAAAATTGGTTCTTTAGAAGGAGAGGTTTTTTTGGTCCAGGGAATTCATCCCAATGTAATTGCAATATCTGATAATTGTGGCCATTGGGCTTACGGAAAAATTGCTCAGGCAAAAAAATTTAAAAGTGATGACCCTTTAACAGAGTTACTCTGGTGGGAGAAGGAAAGAAACGGGATTCATCCAAATCAAATAATTCCTGTAGTTTCAGATCCTTTAGGAGGTGGACAGGCTTTCAATGACACAACAGTTTCTGTGTATAAATTAGCAGAAAAAAAATCGCCGGGTTTTTTTGAAAAATATATTGGTTTCTTATTTGAAAAATAG
- the nrfD gene encoding NrfD/PsrC family molybdoenzyme membrane anchor subunit, with the protein MDIQVIYNTPYYIPLGIFIATYFYLTGISAGSFVISAVTVLGGKKEYKSIGKIGSILAPVSLLIAPIFLLIDLEQPMRFWHLYIYLQMTSPITYGTFLLSAYPLNGVLYAWALFANKEKTAKILGITGIPLAICTHGYTGFILALGKGRPLWSTALMPTLFIVSAMVSGIALVILIASFNNFFFTKRKDVEKAEQEKKLILNLGKFMGATIVADLFLILNDILVLLTSKTEEYHVAQLLLFGEFKFLFLGIEIFLGSIVPLFVVFFPKTGQTLRGNVFASLLVMIGVFAMRLTVVYAGQSVPLH; encoded by the coding sequence ATGGATATTCAGGTAATTTATAACACTCCTTACTACATCCCTCTTGGAATATTTATTGCAACTTATTTTTATCTAACTGGGATAAGCGCTGGCTCTTTTGTGATATCTGCAGTTACAGTCCTTGGAGGAAAAAAAGAATATAAATCAATAGGAAAAATAGGGTCCATATTGGCTCCTGTATCCCTTCTAATAGCTCCAATATTTTTGCTAATAGACTTAGAACAGCCAATGAGATTCTGGCATCTGTATATATATCTTCAGATGACATCCCCAATTACATATGGAACATTTCTGTTGTCAGCTTATCCATTGAATGGAGTTCTCTATGCATGGGCTTTATTTGCAAATAAGGAAAAAACAGCAAAGATTCTTGGAATAACAGGGATTCCGCTTGCTATATGCACCCATGGTTATACAGGGTTTATTCTTGCTCTTGGAAAAGGAAGGCCTCTATGGAGCACAGCTTTGATGCCCACTCTATTCATTGTTTCAGCAATGGTATCAGGTATTGCGCTTGTAATATTAATCGCATCTTTTAATAATTTTTTCTTCACAAAAAGAAAAGATGTAGAAAAGGCAGAACAGGAGAAGAAATTAATATTGAATCTGGGAAAATTTATGGGTGCAACCATCGTTGCTGACCTCTTTTTAATTCTTAATGATATTCTGGTGCTTTTAACGTCTAAAACTGAAGAATACCATGTAGCACAGCTTCTTCTATTCGGAGAATTTAAATTTCTTTTTTTAGGGATTGAAATATTCCTTGGAAGCATCGTTCCTCTTTTTGTTGTGTTTTTCCCGAAAACTGGTCAAACTCTTAGAGGAAATGTTTTTGCTTCTCTGCTGGTAATGATCGGAGTATTTGCGATGAGATTGACTGTAGTTTATGCAGGTCAGAGTGTTCCATTGCATTGA
- a CDS encoding DNA methyltransferase: MQKLTSECPICKKPHYGNLGEHIRSQHSEKEFKESVLKAKEKGIPDPEIGTLFGITFRQLEEIITEAYGINISVLTKLRKIKYWEPKNFREDTTTVWSFKQRGDWATHDGRYRGNWAPYIPRNVILKYSKPGDIVLDYFVGGGTTAVEAKLLGRRCIARDINPACIGLTLENLKFSPPTTLFPFSIYEPDVSVSDARSLSHISDNSIDLICAHPPYAGIINYSSSVEGDLSKLGVKDFLKEIKKVASESYRVLKPSGKCAILIGDTRKHKHVIPIGFQTINVFLEAGFKIRELVIKRQHNCKTTGFWYEKSTKYNFLLLAHEYLPIFEKPESLAPSLALREESLDYGGVIPAFEKIPLKKIDELETTTVWLFPERDLEERLNKNVINRYSIGGKYSTINFNVNFENQASFTKEDGKKKIDLLFIKATFLNNNPLKPNIEHYLEEIRQTVIQSLPNVNKGGFLVVQTQDVRMDGFIEPLGKRIVDLIVSDNLWLKEIVVVAQEEQKTDNEIKEVEKDNNLKITHQYLLIYEVVK, encoded by the coding sequence ATGCAAAAATTAACAAGCGAATGTCCTATATGCAAGAAGCCGCATTATGGAAATTTAGGGGAGCATATACGTTCTCAACATAGTGAAAAAGAATTTAAGGAATCAGTATTGAAGGCGAAAGAGAAAGGAATACCAGATCCAGAAATTGGCACATTGTTTGGAATTACTTTCAGACAACTGGAAGAAATTATCACCGAAGCATATGGAATCAATATTTCGGTTCTCACAAAACTCAGGAAGATAAAATATTGGGAACCTAAAAATTTTAGAGAAGATACTACAACTGTTTGGAGTTTTAAACAAAGAGGAGATTGGGCAACGCATGATGGAAGATATAGAGGAAACTGGGCGCCGTACATACCAAGGAATGTAATCTTGAAATATTCAAAACCTGGAGATATTGTTTTGGATTATTTCGTCGGAGGTGGAACTACAGCAGTAGAGGCGAAGTTACTTGGTAGAAGATGCATAGCTAGAGACATCAACCCAGCATGTATAGGTTTAACCTTAGAAAATTTAAAATTTTCACCTCCAACAACACTATTTCCTTTCTCCATCTATGAACCCGATGTTTCAGTAAGTGATGCAAGGTCTCTCTCTCATATATCAGATAATAGTATTGACCTTATTTGTGCTCACCCTCCTTATGCAGGAATCATTAATTATAGTTCTAGCGTTGAAGGTGACTTATCAAAGCTTGGTGTTAAAGATTTTTTAAAGGAGATAAAAAAAGTTGCAAGTGAAAGTTACCGTGTCCTTAAACCTAGCGGAAAATGCGCAATTCTTATCGGAGATACCAGAAAACATAAACATGTTATTCCCATAGGATTTCAAACAATAAATGTTTTTTTAGAAGCAGGGTTTAAAATAAGGGAATTGGTGATTAAACGCCAGCATAATTGTAAAACTACTGGATTTTGGTATGAAAAAAGCACAAAATATAATTTCCTCCTTTTGGCCCACGAATATCTACCAATTTTTGAAAAACCCGAGTCACTTGCCCCCTCCTTAGCCTTAAGAGAAGAGAGCTTAGATTATGGAGGTGTTATTCCTGCATTTGAAAAAATACCCTTGAAAAAAATAGATGAACTTGAAACTACCACGGTATGGCTATTTCCTGAGAGAGATTTGGAAGAGCGTTTAAACAAAAATGTAATTAATAGGTATTCAATTGGAGGTAAATACTCAACTATAAATTTTAATGTCAATTTTGAAAATCAGGCATCTTTTACTAAAGAAGATGGGAAAAAGAAGATAGACCTGCTTTTTATAAAAGCAACATTTTTGAACAATAACCCTTTAAAGCCAAACATTGAGCACTATTTAGAAGAAATAAGACAGACCGTGATACAAAGCTTACCTAATGTTAACAAAGGTGGATTTTTAGTAGTCCAAACGCAGGATGTAAGAATGGATGGATTTATTGAACCTCTTGGCAAAAGAATAGTAGATCTAATCGTCTCTGACAATTTATGGTTAAAAGAAATTGTAGTTGTAGCTCAAGAAGAACAAAAAACTGATAATGAAATCAAAGAAGTAGAAAAAGATAATAATTTGAAAATAACACATCAATATCTACTTATTTATGAGGTGGTAAAATGA